A genome region from Halobacterium hubeiense includes the following:
- a CDS encoding ribonuclease J gives MEIEIATIGGYEEVGRQMTAVRAGDDIVVFDMGLNLSKVLIHDNIETEGMHSLDLIDMGAIPDDRIMNDLEGDVQAIVPTHGHLDHIGAISKLAHRYDAPIVASPFTLELVKGQIEGEQKFGVDNDLVEMEAGETMDIGDDVELEFVNVTHSVIGAINPVLHTPEGAVVYGLDKRMDHDPVIGDPIDMERFREIGREGEGVLCYVEDCTNANRKGRTPSESVARSELKDVMQSMEDYDGGIVATTFASHIARVKSLVEFARDIGREPILLGRSMEQYSGAAERIGAVSFTNDLGMFGHRKSVDRAFERIMNEGKENFLPIVTGHQGEPRAMLTRMGRGETAYDLEEGDKVIFSAGIIPEPTNEGQRYQSEQLLRMQGARIYDDVHVSGHLRQEGHYQMLDTLQPDHLIPAHQNMEGFSGYVSLAESQGYEVGHDLHVTSNGNTIQIVE, from the coding sequence ATGGAAATCGAAATTGCGACAATCGGCGGCTACGAGGAAGTCGGTCGGCAGATGACTGCGGTCCGTGCCGGGGACGACATCGTCGTCTTCGACATGGGGCTGAACCTCTCGAAGGTACTGATTCACGACAACATCGAGACCGAGGGCATGCACTCGCTGGACCTCATCGATATGGGCGCTATCCCCGACGACCGCATCATGAACGACCTCGAGGGCGACGTGCAGGCAATCGTGCCGACGCACGGCCACCTCGACCACATCGGCGCAATCAGCAAGCTCGCGCACCGCTACGACGCGCCCATCGTCGCCTCGCCGTTCACGCTCGAACTCGTGAAAGGCCAAATCGAGGGCGAGCAGAAGTTCGGCGTCGACAACGACCTCGTGGAGATGGAGGCCGGCGAGACGATGGATATCGGCGACGACGTCGAACTCGAATTCGTCAACGTCACCCACTCCGTCATCGGCGCTATCAACCCCGTTCTCCATACGCCGGAGGGCGCGGTCGTCTACGGCCTCGACAAACGCATGGACCACGACCCGGTCATCGGCGACCCCATCGACATGGAGCGCTTCCGCGAAATCGGCCGCGAAGGCGAGGGCGTCCTCTGCTACGTCGAGGACTGCACCAACGCCAACCGAAAAGGCCGTACGCCCAGCGAGTCCGTCGCGCGCAGCGAACTCAAGGATGTCATGCAGAGCATGGAGGACTACGACGGCGGCATCGTCGCCACGACGTTCGCGAGCCACATCGCGCGCGTGAAGAGCCTCGTCGAGTTCGCTCGAGACATCGGCCGGGAGCCGATTCTGCTCGGCCGCTCGATGGAACAGTACTCCGGCGCGGCTGAACGCATCGGCGCTGTCTCGTTCACGAACGACCTTGGGATGTTCGGGCACCGCAAGAGCGTCGACCGCGCGTTCGAGCGCATCATGAACGAGGGCAAGGAGAACTTCCTGCCTATCGTCACCGGCCATCAAGGCGAGCCGCGCGCGATGCTCACCCGCATGGGTCGTGGCGAAACTGCATACGACCTCGAAGAGGGCGACAAGGTCATATTCTCGGCGGGTATCATCCCGGAGCCGACCAACGAGGGCCAGCGCTACCAGAGCGAGCAACTGCTGCGGATGCAGGGCGCGCGTATCTACGATGATGTCCACGTCTCCGGCCACCTCCGGCAAGAGGGACACTACCAGATGCTGGACACCCTCCAGCCCGATCACCTCATCCCCGCCCACCAGAACATGGAAGGATTCTCTGGGTACGTCAGCCTCGCGGAGAGTCAGGGCTACGAGGTCGGCCACGACCTCCACGTCACCTCAAACGGCAATACCATCCAAATCGTCGAATAA
- a CDS encoding amphi-Trp domain-containing protein, with amino-acid sequence MPEETIFRVSSRRTQDDIADSLRTLAEKLETGEDVTLSTDDESTTVTVPDEPRFEVEVEQEIPSSGGQTETSIEVEVEWKEGADSFTIE; translated from the coding sequence ATGCCCGAAGAAACGATTTTCCGCGTCTCATCGCGACGCACGCAGGACGATATCGCCGACTCACTCCGCACGCTTGCGGAGAAACTTGAAACGGGTGAAGACGTTACGTTGTCAACTGATGACGAGTCAACGACGGTGACCGTGCCGGACGAACCCCGATTCGAGGTCGAAGTCGAGCAGGAAATTCCGTCGTCTGGCGGCCAAACGGAAACCAGCATCGAGGTGGAAGTTGAGTGGAAGGAAGGAGCCGACTCGTTCACCATCGAGTGA
- a CDS encoding RPA12/RPB9/RPC11 RNA polymerase family protein: MNFCDRCSSMMRTEGDTWVCRSCGNEEPRDSQAEAAMTTQDGQRDDGAPAVADATQDATETMQEPCPADDCDSDRANYEMIPKPGGSYEVRLFTCVECGHKWRDS; this comes from the coding sequence ATGAACTTCTGTGATAGGTGTAGTTCGATGATGCGCACGGAGGGCGACACGTGGGTGTGTCGCTCCTGTGGGAACGAGGAGCCGCGTGACTCGCAAGCCGAAGCCGCGATGACGACCCAGGATGGACAGCGCGACGACGGGGCACCCGCCGTCGCCGACGCGACCCAGGACGCCACCGAGACGATGCAGGAGCCCTGTCCGGCCGACGACTGCGACAGCGACCGGGCCAACTACGAGATGATACCGAAGCCCGGCGGCTCCTACGAGGTCCGGCTGTTCACTTGTGTCGAGTGTGGCCACAAGTGGCGCGACTCTTGA
- a CDS encoding DUF7504 family protein produces MDSSCAHTDDGYGSQFPAIFETGATVLVATAGSPADYDIDLEALATFGTGLDTAIVVTTATPATETIEAFAARTGVSERPALKLVDATGTRPAYGAPYDEIPILSTTGPDDLERLLVALADLTESSVRSPARRHLVVRSLSLLLEANPVKRITTVLERIRAYRSSSGLCLFGFDYTNYDEATLAALSEHVDGVLWVRERAADQPAFEYEPTTHQL; encoded by the coding sequence ATGGACAGCAGCTGCGCACACACTGACGACGGGTACGGCAGTCAGTTCCCTGCTATCTTCGAGACTGGCGCGACAGTTCTCGTCGCCACAGCCGGGTCACCAGCTGACTACGACATCGACCTTGAAGCGCTCGCAACCTTCGGAACCGGGTTGGATACGGCTATCGTCGTTACGACGGCGACGCCCGCGACGGAAACCATCGAAGCATTCGCTGCACGGACCGGCGTCAGCGAACGCCCAGCTCTCAAACTGGTCGATGCAACAGGAACCCGTCCTGCGTACGGCGCACCATACGACGAAATTCCGATTCTCTCCACGACTGGCCCGGACGACCTTGAACGCCTCCTCGTCGCGCTCGCCGACCTCACAGAATCCTCGGTTCGGTCGCCAGCTCGCCGCCATCTCGTCGTTCGCTCGCTCTCGCTGCTACTCGAAGCCAATCCCGTCAAGCGCATCACGACCGTCCTCGAACGAATCCGCGCATACCGGTCGTCCTCTGGACTCTGTCTGTTCGGCTTCGACTACACGAACTACGACGAAGCGACGCTCGCTGCGCTCTCTGAACACGTTGACGGTGTCCTCTGGGTTCGAGAGCGAGCTGCCGACCAACCCGCCTTCGAGTACGAACCGACGACCCACCAGCTATGA
- a CDS encoding DUF5786 family protein — MGFGSYDESEQQDQNVEADEDKGVNVHENDHEGDVHFETDASTDDLVNQLKDIKDD, encoded by the coding sequence ATGGGTTTCGGTAGCTACGACGAGTCCGAACAACAAGACCAGAACGTCGAGGCGGACGAGGACAAGGGAGTCAACGTCCACGAGAACGACCACGAGGGCGACGTTCACTTCGAGACGGACGCTTCGACGGACGACCTCGTCAACCAGCTCAAAGACATCAAAGACGACTAA